One part of the Pristis pectinata isolate sPriPec2 chromosome 15, sPriPec2.1.pri, whole genome shotgun sequence genome encodes these proteins:
- the crebl2 gene encoding cAMP-responsive element-binding protein-like 2, with protein sequence MDESKAMGGKVKKPGKRGRKPAKIDLKAKLERSRQSARECRARKKLRYQYLEELVSRRERAICALREELEMYKQWCTAMDQGKIPSEIKALLTGDDQSKAQQSTNKPGKTRSEGSANLS encoded by the exons TGGGAGGTAAAGTGAAGAAACCTGGAAAGCGAGGCCGTAAACCTGCGAAAATTGATTTAAAGGCAAAGCTTGAGAGAAGTCGCCAGAGTGCTAGAGAATGCCGAGCAAGAAAGAAATTGCGCTATCAGTATTTGGAAGAACTTGTATCTAGAAGAGAGAGAGCAATTTGTGCTCTGAGAGAAGAGCTAGAAATG TACAAGCAATGGTGTACAGCAATGGACCAAGGGAAGATaccatcagaaataaaagcacttCTGACAGGGGATGATCAGAGCAAAGCACAACAGTCCACAAACAAGCCAGGGAAAACGAGAAGTGAAGGAAGTGCCAATTTGTCTT